A segment of the Dermacentor andersoni chromosome 5, qqDerAnde1_hic_scaffold, whole genome shotgun sequence genome:
GAGAATGCCATCAACAGACAAGCTTGTCAACGGTGACGCTATGACTTCCACTAATGCCATACTGCTATTGGTGTTACCGCATGACGTCAAGGGAGAGTAAAATGCGACATAAACAGCCTCGAAAATTCAAGAAGAGGGTAACTCTCATTTTGCTTGCATTTTGAATTTTCTCTCAGTGATAACTTGGGTTTGTGGCGGCCAGTTCTCATAAGGTATTTTGTTCTGTGTTTTATGACATGCTGAAAATAGATCTATAGAGCAAAAGCGGtgacctgaaaaaaagaaaaagacgttgCAAGCTCATTTAGGCGATTTACAAAGCAACGCTGTCCGTTATATGCGACGCTAAATGCCCGCGACACCACGATGCGTGTTGTAGGATCCGACGCTGTGCTCTAGACGTATCAGACGGCACTGGGATGTCTAATGGCGCGAACTGTACGTGGTGTAGGGTCGTGGGCGTCATTCACACGACCACGCTCAATATCGGCTAATACTAGTCGTAGCTTACATTGCACTGGTACAACTTATTACTTAAATACCATTGCAGCGCATACCAACAAGCTCGCGTTGCAGTGCTAGTTCATACGGAAGTTTAACAAACAAAGATTTGTTCAACGAGTGGTCACGTATTGCGGTAATGGCTAATCACCGCAAGTGGCTTGCGGTGTAGTAAAATTGGATCGCTCAGTGGAAGATGGGCAAACTTGGTAGAGTGGAGGCATCCTACCCTTTCCCCGTCTGGCCAACTTGTTTATCTCTCTTAACAGGGCTAGTGATAAGCGACATGCGATAAGCGATAAGCGACACCCCACGTAACCTCGTGGCAATGTTTGCCCTGCGCAAGTTAAAGTGAGGCACTGGGGGGCAGAAGTGGCTGGCATGCCATTGCAAGGCTAGATCCGGCATAGCTCTTTACTCAAACAGCGCTCCTACTCGTTGAACAAATATGTGCGTGGTTGATGACCTACATGTAATTTTCTGTATTAGTGCAGATACTAAGTGCCTAGACTACTGGTTCAAGTGTCTTGTACGTATTTGTTGAGTAATATGAATAAATACTATTTTATTGACTGATTAATTTGATTGATCCTCCTCCTCTCAATTCTAAAACACAGCTTAACAACATTGTTAGGGAATTCTTCGCGAGCAGCTACACATAGTGAAAGGGAGAACGTTTTAGAGATAAAAGGAATAGTACGGATGCTTGTTATTATCTACACACAAAACTAACTGACAGCGGAGATTATTGGCATTGATTCATTGGGTAAGCAACAGCACCGCGCGTACGagaacaaaaaggaagaaaacgagaaattggGACGTGCTCCAAGTCTCAAGTCTCAAGTCCAAGTCTCGGCAGTTTCGGAACGTTGACTCGCGCCCCCGCTTCCCCCgacaaaaagaataaaataaaataccaTAAAAAACAAACGAGAGTTGGCTTCAGGTTGAGGCTTGATCAGTTCGAGAATTAATTTTACTGAAGCattttcatgtttttctttttgataATAGGCGTTAAACTGCCCGTATAGAATACATATTGTGTTACAGAGCACAGCTGAAACTTTGCACCCATCGCGGGTATATTGTTCGCCCTCGTTCGCGCTGCGCTACCGCTTTCGTAGCCATTATCTACGCCACCAAAGCGACCGTAATGCACTTGAGCACGTGCCGGGACCAGTCAGCGATAGCCCGCGCGAGACAATGGCTACTGAAGCGCGATATTATCGGAAATTGTCAGACCTATGATGTGCGCAACCGTGGCGCTAAGTGCGTGAAATTGAACTTGATGAAAACAAGCGTTGCTAATCGGAGTTGTGATCTACCTCCTCTTTTTATCGACCGAAGTctgtaattattttttctttatgtgcacggCTTCTCATTTCACATTgctcatttcctttttttgtgcgTTTCAGTTGTGTTGCCAGCAATTGCGAGAATATTCAAAATACGACCTTTCAAGCGTGACACGTTTCTCTACTTCAAAGAACTCGGACAGAACATTATCAGAAAGCGACGAGAGCAAGAAACTGTAAGTTAATGTTTGTGAGGATTTCGTTGCTAGTATGTGTTGATCTAAATAATATTCACTCCCATACGCTCGATCCAGCGCGGGTAATGGGGACAATCTCTCAGTTGGCCCCGTTACTTACGTTATCTTCCATACGTCTGTCGCAATTATTCGCAATTGGTTAACGTGTAGCTAAGCAGGAACCGAACTGCTTATATACGCATAATACATATCATATTTCCGGGTTTTTAATTGCGTTTTCGTGGGCTCATCCTCGCTCGGTCTATGACCGTATAACGTGTTCACTGCATTAGCGTAGGATAATTTAGGTTGTTTGACTTTAATGTCATGCACGAATCATTATATTTTGCGTGTCTATCTGTCTGAGGCCTTATGAACCTTACCCTTCTTTTTGGTTCAGAGTATCGGCTAAATAAATATGGTTTTATATGCTAATTATGAAGTactgttttcatttctttattatttcatgTTTTCTTCACTTTGGAAGCTTAGCTGTGTTAGCTCTTGGCTTGTTATTAGAAACTGTAGTTTCTAATGCAATTCCCCATGTCGCAGCTAATAACAACCAGAACTTAAAGGGAAAGTATGAAAGAAAACAAGACAGAAGGTACAAGggaaaataaatacatgaacCGATAAATAGTTGCCTATCAACAAAAGCATCAGCCTCGAGCGAACGTTTCAACAATGGGAGATCATTGTTGTCGTCAggcctgacgaagacaagttgcATTTTGACGACAACATGCCCTCTCGTCGGAATGTTGGCTCTGCAGAAACACGCAGCGTAGATCAGATAGAAGATGGCCGTAAGTGAAGCGCTGAGGACGAGCTAGTATCTTATTTTGGTTATCCCTGTAGTGGGTATGAGCAATGTATTGGGGGGAAACGAGAACAAGAACTACTTGCTCGGAACAACTAAGTTAACGCGACGTATGGACTTAATATCTTGTTTCCGTTGCCAACCATGGACAATCCCTTCTCGTGAGCACGTGCCATAtgttgaacaacaacaacaacaacaacaacaacaacaacaacaacaacaacaacaacaacaacaacaacaacaacaacaacaacaacaacaacaacaacaacaacaacaacaacaacaacaacaacaacaacaacaacaacaacaacaacaacaacaacaacaacaacaacaacaacaacaacaacaacaacaacaacaacaacaacaacaacaaaaaaaaaaaaactgaggggAAGTGTCTTCTTTGTCCGATGGCCATGCCCGTTTCGTGAGAACAAGCCTGCTCCTATAAAGAGAAAGCCCTCGCCTATATACAGGCTCCATGCAGACGTTTCCTTGGTCGGTCATTGTTGAACCGAATATGAAACAGCGTGAATTTTGGTTGCTCTGCTATTGTCTCTTGTGTGCCTTTCTTTTGTTGTATTTTGTCTTATACTGTTATTTAATGCCGTCTCGAAGATATCGGCTTCAAACCGACCACGACAACGTTGTAGCCTTGTGCTTTATTTTGTAGCGTTGCGAAGACTTCCTGCAGTTGATGGTGGACGCTCAGGAAGGAAAGCTCTCAGCTGCAATCGAAAATGGCTCCGAACGCGACAACAAACTTTTCAACCTCGGGTCGGAGTTGAAAGTAGATGCCTCGTTCTCATCAGAAAAGGGTACGCTCTTCACTGCCCTCCAGACTGCCTTATGTTTTTACAGCTGGTTCATTGAACGGTGCGGCTTCGTTCAACTCGCTTGGCGCTTAAACTGCGATTGTTAGTTTTTGCGAATTAGTTGGCGTAACTTGTGCGAACAAATTGAGGCAAGTCTGCCTTAATGCACTACTGCagagatagttttttttttgtttcaagtaACCCATCCTTGTAAAGATTTTTTTGACACACAGATGCTGCATCTTGGCTACAAAGAACAACATATACATAGTGCAAGGCCACGACTTTATTTTGACAACCTTAAACTATTTGACTTGCACACAAACTCTATGGACACGCGCTTCTTGCATTGTCACTCCGTTTGGACGCGGCCATCGCGGCTGTTAAATAAGCGTTATGCTCCGATAGAGTGTCATGCTGAGCGGTTGCGACTGTGTCGGGTCATTTGATCAATGTACACCCATATTTTCTCTCCAGCGCTCACTGAAGACGAAGTCATGGCGCAGTGCGTACTTTTCTTCGTGGTCGGTCAAGACACGAATTCAACTACGATCGCGTACACGCTCTACCTGCTGGCTATTCATCCTGAAAAGCAGGAAAAGCTGAGGGATGAAGTGGACGAGTGCTTCAGGATTCATGTAGGTATATAAAATAAAGTTGGCGTTTCATGTTTTTATTACAATGatgtttttctttgctttttttacaTTTCCTCTTCAAAATGACAATGATGAAGAAATGCAAAggagtagagaaaaaaaaacactaagtcTCCACAAAAGTTAATTAGACACACGTCAGTGAAGGCTATAGAACTCGAAAAGTTTACGGGAAGTGGCACCTGAGAATGTGTTGAGTTTACGAACAGTTTGTGAACGGAGCCCGTAAAATCGCAAAACGGTATGTTGCTCGCGTATAATAGTAAATGCTGGGTATTCGAATATTGGACTCCGAATCCAGGCAGCAGAAATTATCAGCTTTTGCTTAGATCTCGCGTTACGTAAACGCTTGACGTAAACGTGAACTCATTAACGCTTCGAGGTTAAACGAGGCGTCTCGGATGGCGAGAACGTCAAACAATACTTCAGTAGTATGCTGCCTCTTTGTACTCGTAGCGGTACAAAGTAGCCGAGAATCTACTTCAATATTACTCAAGCTGCAAAAAACATTACGAAAATTGCGCATCCCGTTTTGGGTCTACGATGACgcgacattcattttttttttctttttatacacAGGGAGATCACCCCAGCTTGGACGTTGTCATGAAGTTGCAGTATCTGCATTGTGTTGTCTCAGAGGCCCTTCGCATGTACCCTCCCGCGACACggtaatatgtttttttttctaatgcgtAAGCACTCTTTGGCGAGTTCCCTagccctgtcacgcgaaaagtgtaatgctttGTATCTGTACAAATGTGCGTAATTTGCAAATTTCAGACATTTTATTGTTAATATAGTGTAAATGTATATGATTGATATATTTTAATagataaggaacaatttaaagcaagaaagaaatataGAATTAGAACGCCTATAGAGATACATGGGGCTtattagaaaatgcatggggaagcttttAGTAGGGGTGGACGACCTAAAATTTtcgggtgggtcaacttgaaatttggggttgggccaacttgaaatttgttgGTGAGTCAACggaaattttggggtgggccaacttgaaatgtgggGGCAAGCTAAGTTAAATTTCAGGGTGGTCCAACGTGAAATTTGGGGccaggccaacttaaatttgaggatacgccaagttgaaatctgggcgtgggccaacttgaattttCAGTTAGTGCCAACTTGAGGTTTTGGGGTGGTACAATGTACAATTGAACACGCTGaacgtccttcgagttatgaacacctcgcggacaagtgagcgcgttgagacgcttggagcGTTTTCATTGGGTCTTGCCAAGGCGCAGTGAAaacacaggcgagagcttgcgtggacaaggaacgcgcgcacaACACAGACTggcgagagcgacagcgagggcgacatggcatcgcggcgatgcgcCCCTTCCTTTTCACAATCACACTCtcactctcccctcacgcaacgcctcaGGCGCTGCTGCGGCAGCTGGCGTTTCCTTTCGACCGCTCCGCTCCACCGAGGCGCACTTGTGTAcggcgttccggctcaattggtacgATTGCATTGAAGGGGCCTGATGCGGCGAGAAAACCTGACAATTCTAcactaaagcctaagcattctttgccgcCGAAAAGGCCATGGGCACACGCACATAAGCTAGGAatagcaagtaagcaaaactaagcagCGAAGTCACAGCCGAGTGAAAGAATGCTCAAACATTCGTAGACATTTCTCAGTGTTTCTGTAGCTTTTTTTGTGCGTTTATGCTACTTAAGTTGTGGAGCTTTTAGCACTCGCTAAAAGAGAATGGTTTTACAACTATTCCAGTCAAAAGTTACAGGCCCGAAGCACTTCCCTTCACGTCCGCCATCAACAAATTTGAGTCGCGTCCTTCTGTTGATATGGCCCCATTCTGCGGAACAACATGTCACAGGTTCGATCAAATCTGCAGCATTCCTACTGGGTTGTTATGCAACAGCTGGCATACGTTGATACTTTCGGCGCACATTTAAATGGCGCGGGCTTTGAACTAGGCGGCCGGTTGTGAAATATCTATACGGACGTAGTCAGCGCAAGAAAGGGTCGTGTGGGcaaaaaatactgaacgatacgCGGATGTGCCTTTGTGCCTCTTGTGTAACGATACCTTTCGCTTGATGTTTACATTTGAAATCTTATGAAAGCTAGTCTGCCAGCTACACTACTACCCCTCCCACGGCCCAGCTGCAAATTTGCAAGGAAaaaactaacaaacaaacaaacaaacaacaataaGCGAATCAAAGCACGACAGAATTCCACAGTGCCACTTCATTCGTTCATCCTCGTGTACAGGCACCTCACTGGCATCTTTCGATAAATCCTCCTGGCTTCGCAATTTGAAAAACGGGACAGAAATGACGCTCAGAAATGCTGTGAATAAGTCTGTGCTTGTTGCCTCGACGAGAAAGTGACGCTCATATTGCGAGCACAATGCCTATTTATTTTCAACTTCTCCAGACTCGAGCGAACACCTCCCGAAGACTACGTTCTGGGTGATACTGGTGTGACGGTGAGGAAAGGCGATTTGATTCGAGTTCCCGTCTACTCCATGCACTACGATCCGCAGTACTTCCCTGACCCATTCACTTTCAAGCCTGAAAGGTGAGACAAAATTCTGTCTGGTGGCTGTGTTTAAAAGAGTACTGACTAGCCTTTTCTAAGTTGCAGAAACTCCACCGGAAGCTTTTGGTATGAAAGACGGTGACACTTAGGAAGTATGCAGCTTGGGATATACATACAGCGTGTTTTATTTGATAGTGCCAGGCCTGGCGCCATTGACAGCATGACGTCAAGGCACATAGCAAAAATTTACTAACCTGGCGTAGAAATAAGGCTAGTTACAATGATATTGATCATAACAAATAGACAAGAGTGCTGTGCACGTTTATTGGGCCTGGTGCTCTCGTGCGATTACCACAGTGATCTCAGCAATAGAGCGATGTATCGTGACGTCATGGCGCACTCATCTACTGGGTACCGAAACTataggcccgtattcacaaaacatcTCTTACACTGTAATGCTTCGTAGGgcaaattcaattcaattcaattctggTGCTGGACATATCATTCGCGAAGGGGGCCAGCCAATAGCAAAGGGCACTAaagaatgaaaagctttgtgaattcggtcccttGTTCGTAGAAACAAGTGCTAGTATAAATTATTTATGGCCTTCTGGCGCTTGCTAGTATTTCATTTTTTCTGAGGTTTAGGATAGTTCGTGCCTTCAGTTGACGCAAGAATATTACGAGTCGGAAATATCGTGTCTGTATTCTGTAAAGTTGCATAGACCATTTATGCGTGCCCAGTGTGATACTTAAGACGCATTCGATTATGCTTTTCGTGTTTCTTGCGTGTGCGCCCCAGGTTCAACGAGGAGAACGTCGGCTCCATCCAGCCGTACACGTACCTTCCATTCGGTGCTGGACCACGCAACTGCATCGCCATGCGGTTCTCCCTGCAGACCGTCAAACTGTGCGTGATGCACACCATACGCAGCGTCAGGCTGGTTCGTACTGAAAAGACCAAGGTAAATGGGATCGCTTTTGACTCTTCTGTGCTTTTGTTCTTCCTCGTAGGCATTAACGAATAGTTTCCCGTTCGACAATGAGAACAAGAAAGAACAGGGGAAAATGAAGGACCGCAAGGTTGGCCTGGCTCGCATTGGCTGCTACAAGCCGGCCTCTCCTTCGCTTTCATTAAAACCTGCGCACCCCTCTCTTCAGTTGGCTATCACCTATAGGATGAAGAAAACACGGGTATAAAAAATTCGAAAAGACGGAAAGGAACCTCAGGAGGAAGCGCCATGTGACGATCTCGAAGCCCatagtaacaaaaagaaaattggaaCGCGAGTCAACCTCTAGTTGAAGTCGCTGAAAAAGTGCCTTCCTGAGGAAGtcagggggcggggaggggggcgaGAGAACGGGGCGGAGTCACTGCACACTGTACTCTACCGTACCACGCCTCGTGTGAGAGGAGTATGTGCCGGAGTGTTCagattttttttgctgcattatcttcgagATCGGCTTAAATTTTCAGACTTCACTAccatcgggatcggcccgcattttagctgcactatctccaggagtggcccacgaaagaggctagaaacagaCCGGATacgaagaaggggggggggggggggcaactcaCCAACTAAGACATCGGcttcaaaaaataataataataataattagctATAATGGGAGAATAACTCATGCTCGTGATGGCAAGCGGCCGTTTCAAGTGACTCCGAGCGCCAAGGCTGGGTTGGTTCATTGTCTGCTTGCCTGCTGTGCCATTGGTGAGTTGCAATGCGTCACCAATCATGCGGACAACCCGGAGCAAGTGTGGACGTTCAAACGGTGACAAAGTCTTCAGCCATGGAGGTCGAGAACTAAAGCGATGCGGCGACCAGAAAGCGAACGGCACGGGCTGGAGAAAGCGGCTGCAGCCCAGTAGAGACACTAAAACCTACCACGAAGTAAACCTGATTTTTTTCCAACATTCAACAAGCcaagtaataataaataaattcttgcgttttacgtgacaaaaccacgattcAATTacgggcacgccgtagtgagggactccggaataactttgatcacctggagttctttaacgtggacccaatgcacggtacacgggcgttcttgcattttacatTTCCGTGGGCGAAGAAGGAAAGCGTCGGATCGGGCCCAAGATATCGACAAGATGACTTGTGTTCGTGttacttcaagcctccatcttaaTCTTATTTTGCCTCATGTCAGGTACATAGACGTAGAGCTTCAGACAGTGCATGGTTTGTTGGGAAATCTGGTGTCTTTCGTGTAACGCAGCAGTGCCTATAAACGCGCTGGCGCTCATGTTAGTAAAGATTCTTGTTGTCTGACAAGGTACGATTGCTTATCTCGCGTACAGAGAAATACTACTACTCATACTACTActcatactactactactactactactactactactactactactactactactactactactactactactactactactactactactactaataataataataataataataataatacgctaCGATATATGGCAAAGCTAGAAGGTTTGTTACGTTCACCAACTTTTCAATGAACCCCGGACGATATACTCACTGCGACCTCAAAGCGCACCCTACAGGATATGTTAAATTACCTTTGACTTGGGTAAGCCTGTCTTTTTATTTTCAGCTGTTACCTCATTTCTCTGTTATACCATCGAGTAGTTTTCTGTTTCCATCTCGTTGACTAGGTAGT
Coding sequences within it:
- the LOC126532157 gene encoding cytochrome P450 3A24-like isoform X1; translation: MVIPRAELLLGFPEWIILAVTVCILLYLYASRSRNWWKNQRILSEPFALLFGPSLKVLFKPFHEIDAERYKKYGRFFGGFETGRAVLFVAEPELVKQVLVKDFPHLSNRRTFVFFDPLLDNMMSVVAVDQWRRIRPAASPAFSTGKLRKMNSLIEDCAIVTAEHLKKAAMNEEDIDIKQFFGNYALDVIARCAFGTRLDSHSDQTNEFVTKVRESFSGVVTPRLFVFFVLPAIARIFKIRPFKRDTFLYFKELGQNIIRKRREQETRCEDFLQLMVDAQEGKLSAAIENGSERDNKLFNLGSELKVDASFSSEKALTEDEVMAQCVLFFVVGQDTNSTTIAYTLYLLAIHPEKQEKLRDEVDECFRIHGDHPSLDVVMKLQYLHCVVSEALRMYPPATRLERTPPEDYVLGDTGVTVRKGDLIRVPVYSMHYDPQYFPDPFTFKPERFNEENVGSIQPYTYLPFGAGPRNCIAMRFSLQTVKLCVMHTIRSVRLVRTEKTKVPLEFQNGFRLLTAKDITLGIRKRT
- the LOC126532157 gene encoding cytochrome P450 3A24-like isoform X2 codes for the protein MVIPRAQLLLGFPEWIILAVTACLLLYLYASRSRNWWKNQRILSEPFALLFGPSLKVLFKPFHEIDAERYKKYGRFFGGFETGRAVLFVAEPELVKQVLVKDFPHLSNRRTFVFFDPLLDNMMSVVAVDQWRRIRPAASPAFSTGKLRKMNSLIEDCAIVTAEHLKKAAMNEEDIDIKQFFGNYALDVIARCAFGTRLDSHSDQTNEFVTKVRESFSGVVTPRLFVFFVLPAIARIFKIRPFKRDTFLYFKELGQNIIRKRREQETRCEDFLQLMVDAQEGKLSAAIENGSERDNKLFNLGSELKVDASFSSEKALTEDEVMAQCVLFFVVGQDTNSTTIAYTLYLLAIHPEKQEKLRDEVDECFRIHGDHPSLDVVMKLQYLHCVVSEALRMYPPATRLERTPPEDYVLGDTGVTVRKGDLIRVPVYSMHYDPQYFPDPFTFKPERFNEENVGSIQPYTYLPFGAGPRNCIAMRFSLQTVKLCVMHTIRSVRLVRTEKTKVPLEFQNGFRLLTAKDITLGIRKRT